From the genome of Neomonachus schauinslandi chromosome 1, ASM220157v2, whole genome shotgun sequence:
CACCTTGTTTTTACAAGGGGTTTTTTCTCTGGGGTTTCCACACCCTGGCACGCCCCCCACAAACTGAAACGTAGCCCCTATCAGAACCAGTCTGGCTGTACATCGCTTCCTAGCCAAGGGGGCGGGGAGAGTCCACAGAACCAGGCAAACTGACTCACACTgaccaagaaagaaaagtgaCACAGTCATCTCCAGAAAGGACTCGTGGGCCTGAGGAACTGAGAGTCTGTTCTGCTCTCTGCCTTGGCCGCCCCACAACGGGCTTCCCGAGAAGCTGCCTCCTTTCAAAGGGAGGGCTCCCTGCATCCAAGAACTCCCGCGGCCTTGCCAAAGCTTCCTCAAGGCCCAGGACATCTGCACCTCTGCCCAGGGAAAACGGCCTCGTTTGGTAGCTGCCATTTAGCCACTGCCATGGACACAGGCCAGGGTGACTTCAAACAgcgaggaggggtggggagggttaTCGTTCACTGCAGGGTGACAGGGACAGGGCCTTCTGCAGCTGTCATCTTTCTCACGTGGGAGGGTGTCGAAGTCAAGGAACAGGGTTGTATGTTGGCTACCCAcacccatctccccagccccaccccgcaCCCCGACCCGAGGTGGAAGTTGCAGCCGCGGGGTCCCTCTTCTCTCTGCCGGGGGTGCGAGGCTGCAGCTGGACGGCCCTGCAGCATAAGGGGCTCCCTCCTAGAAAAGCCAGCTCTTCATCACTCCATACCAATACCCACGCCATCGTCGATAACTTCTATAGGAATATTTACTGTTTACCACGAGATACCCCTGCTGCACACTCCCACGTTCCGCTTCACCCAAATTTCTGGGCCCCAAGTGGTATCATTCCCGTTGCTGAGGGGGAAAGCGAGGCTGCGCCCCAGCAGGTGCAGCtggaggtgaggaaacaggctcagggaggcGAAGTGGCTCATTCAAGGCCGCACAGCCAGTGACCCACGCCAGTCAGACCCCGCGTTCAGAACCCTTGCCAGCACCCAAGCATACCTCAGGCTCACCTCCCACCCGAGCAGGGGGAGATTCGGGTCTTGGCCAAGCTCCCTGTCCCTACCCACACACAGATTTGAATCCTGGGGGGTCTGGAATCACACGTAGCTCACAGGACCCTGCCTCACCAGAGACCGGTGAGCAGAACAGGGCTTCTGCCACCTTCTCATCTGGCCAAAGCAATCAGGTCCCAGAAGGGTCCAGACTGGAAAATGTGGAGGCCAGGGAAGGAAGCGCATCCCAAGACAAGGCCTAAAGCTCCTAGCAGGCCCCAAGTGCCCCTGGTCCACCCAGCCGCCGCATCCCCGCACATCCCCACAGTGGCTGGACCATCTTTGACTTTCTCCAAGGGACTGCGGGCTAGCAGTCTACACCCGGCGGGCCAGGCCTGCTCGCAGATCCAGGAGCAGGGTGCACCCCCACACCTCAGCCCTGGTACTCTACACTCCCCCGGGACACTTCAGAGCGACCCCTCCCTGTGCGCCCCCCTCTCCATGCCTGCTCAGGAACCAGTTCTGCTTCACCCTGCACAATGACCCAGCCAAGTCTGAGGTCACCGCCAGGCCCAGCCTGTAATGGGAGCAGGTGCTACCACCAAAAAAGTATGAGTTTATTGAGCAAACACATGATATGCCACAAAGTCCTGCTATTACCCCCATTCTACCGATAAACACACTGAGGCACAAAGACGGATACTAGTAGGGCACCGATCTAGTCCATGTAACAGACCCTGAAAATATATGTCCGAGCCCTAAGCACCCCCTTAGGGCTCTCAAAGATAAAATTGTTCTGGATTTAGAGtgagccctaaatccagtgaGAGGGCTTTTCTTATAgtaaagacagagagacacagaggggaggccatgtgaagacagagacagagactggagtTCTGTTGACAAAAGCCAAGCAAGGCCTAGATCCAGAAGAAGCTGCTTGAGGTAGGAAGAGATTCTCTTCCAGGGCCTCCGGAAGATGTGTGACCctcccaacaccttgatttcagacttctggccttgaactgtaagagaatatattccttttgttttaagccatcacGTGTGGCATGGCAGCCCTGAGGAACGAACAAAACCAGGGTTCTGGCTGACTCCAGAACCCAGGTTCTCAGCGCCACATCAATGTTACTTGAGCATCAAGGGGGAAACATTCTTTCAGACCCCTGAGACTATATCATCCCTGACTGAGGATCTCAATCTGAGAAATGCGGACTTTCCCCCTTTCACAAATGCCTCAGTTACAAATTACTTCCAAAAGACAATGTTATCTTTATAACTAGTAACAACATCGAGATTACCCAcaacacagaaacacagaatgTAAAAACTCTCCTGGAGGAAGGTGTTAAGCTTAGGAGACACCAGGTGTGGGcggacgccagggtggctcagttggttgggcgtctgccttcggctcaggtcatgatcccagggtcccgggatcgagccccgcattggagcCTGCAGCTCCTCCCCACTGTtagtgcgtgctctctctctctctctctctctctctctcaaataaataaataaataaaatcttaaaaaaaaaaacaagacaccaGGTGTGGACTCTATCAGCACTCTCTGTACTATGTCCCCAATAATTCTATAAATCAAAAACTGTCCAAAAATCAAAAGaagttatttaccaaaaaaatccaACTGTCCTGGAACTGCCTTGAGGATTAGCCCCGGGACCCTAGTTGGAGAAACGCTGCtcatctttattctttattaatgCTTGCCAAACGAATGGCCATGCTTATCATCTGGGAGATCCTGCTGAACTTAAGATAGAGCTTAAGTGCCTGTCCTGAGTTCTGACGCCCACCTGGGAAAcccttctctcctctcatttGGTCCCAGaaaacccagctctgccccagtAGAAAGAGCTGTGATACTTGGAAGGGAGGCACAACTCCACAAGTCTGGGTTTTCCAAGTAGAGGTGCAGGGAGAACCCTGTGTGAACCAACTGCTCCAGATACTTTCCTTTGGCCCACCCCCTTCccaaagtggcaaaaaaaaattcacacaggCCAAAGCCAGGAAAGGCGTCCTCCGTGGCGCCCAGAGCATCAGTGCAAGAAACCCTGAGACAAAGCTGAATGAAACAGAATAGCAAAATGTGAACAAGCAGTCAGGAACCAGAACAGataaaaaaagagtaacagagaaagaaaaaggatgaacTACAAAGACTCAGGGGCCTTGGCAAacacatttgtgattttttttttccactgaaatgTCAGTTTTGAAACTAGCTTCTGAAAATGTAACGAGCTTCTCACATCCCCAAAAAGAAAGATCGGAGGACCGTGGCGAGGGCGGAGGCTGTGTTACCTCTTACTTCGGAGCCGGACATCAAGAAGGAGCCCTACCCTTCCACGTTTCCACCAGGAGCACATCCAGCGGCTCGCACCACCCGGGCAGGGGCCCTCTCCCCAGGTCTAGAAGTTTCCCACACGGGGATCCAGAACGCCAAAACGCTCCCGATGGGTGGAACCAGGTCCTCCAGGCCACCCCAGGCCGGGCACCACTTTCCAACTGTCCTTAGCAGTCCTGGGAGTCCCGAGAGATGGCCAAAGGctgcccacacccctccctccctcccctaggGCGGCCACACCCGCCCCGGGGACTCCCACCTCTCCCATACCCcaggcccccttccctcccacccagcccccaaccccccacccccacccccggctacGAATTCACCTTCCCGGGTCGGACCCCacttcctgcccaccccctcccaatCTCAGGGCCCTCACTCCCCCATTTCCCGCTTCCCACCGTACTCCCGGCACCTCACCTCTGGCCACCACGCAcgccctcttttctctctgccccttgaCATCTTTCCTCCACTGCCCTCACTCGGGGGGcccccctctcccatctccctcgGCCCGGCGCCACGGACCCCACACCAGGCCCCCACGGCTCAGGGCCCCTCACCCTCGGGGCCCGGGGCCCCTAGCTGCGGCCGCGTCCCTCCCGCCCCGGGTCCCCCGCCCGGCCGGCCTCGTGGGCAGCCCCCGCGCTCAGCCCAGCCCCGGGGCCCCGCACTCACGGCTGTAGAGGGCGATGCCCGCCGCGTCCGGGCCGGCGCGCACCTCGAGGCGCAGCGCCTGCTGCTCCGCGTGCCGCTGGATCTCGCCGTTCGCGTCGCCGATGGTGAGGAGGCGGGCGCCGGGGAACACGGACACGGCCGCGCAGGGCCCCGCGCCGCCGGGGACCGCCGCCCCTGCGCCGCCGGTGCCAAGATCGGAANNNNNNNNNNNNNNNNNNNNNNNNNNNNNNNNNNNNNNNNNNNNNNNNNNNNNNNNNNNNNNNNNNNNNNNNNNNNNNNNNNNNNNNNNNNNNNNNNNNNNNNNNNNNNNNNNNNNNNNNNNNNNNNNNNNNNNNNNNNNNNNNNNNNNNNNNNNNNNNNNNNNNNNNNNNNNNNNNNNNNNNNNNNNNNNNNNNNNNNNNNNNNNNNNNNNNNNNNNNNNNNNNNNNNNNNNNNNNNNNNNNNNNNNNNNNNNNNNNNNNNNNNNNNNNNNNNNNNNNNNNNNNNNNNNNNNNNNNNNNNNNNNNNNNNNNNNNNNNNNNNNNNNNNNNNNNNNNNNNNNNNNNNNNNNNNNNNNNNNNNNNNNNNNNNNNNNNNNNNNNNNNNNNNNNNNNNNNNNNNGGCCGAGGCCAAGGCCGAGCCGGGCAGCGCCGCCTGCCGGCCACGCTCCGCCTCGCCACCACTGCCGCCGAGGCCCGGCCCCGTGGCGCAGCGCCCCCTGCTGGCTGCCTAGGGCACCGGGAGGGAGGATGCGGGGGGACggggccgccccgccccgccccgcgcgaACGGTCGCGGCTTTGTGAGGTGGTTCCGCGGCCCACGAACGCCGGGGCCGGAGCGTGAGCCGGGGGGGCGGTGCTCGGCCGCGCGGACACGCCCCTGGGCCTGGGTCCCGCCCCCCAGCCCGGCGCTGCTCGAAAGGCCACGCTTTGTACCGTGGTGCCAGAGCCGAGacgtggggagggaggggacagaggcgCGCCCCAGGGGGCGGTGCTCGGCCTCGTGGACACGCCCTGGGCCACGCCCCGCACAAACGGTCGCGTTTTGTGAGGCGGCTCCCCTACCCGGAAAGGTGGAGGCGGGTCTGACGCCCGAAGGCTCCGACACTCGTCTGCGGCTGAGCTCCGCCCCTTGGCCCTGCCCCGCTTTGTGAGGAGGCACGCGGGGGGCGGGGTCCAGCTACGACGAGGCCCCGCCCCTGTACCGGTCCTGCTCCCTCCCACTGGATGTCGCTTTGTGAGGCGCCGGGCTCTCGGGGAGGGCCTGCGCGAGGGGCGGGGCCAGGTCCCGGGACACGCCCCCAGCCtgtggcccccaccccagccctccagaaagaaaaatcagtttgaGGAGGGGCTCAGCCTCTGCCCTCGACTTGAATCCGTTGGAAGGTCCCCTCTCCTAGCACTCAGCCTCTCCTTATCTCTTTCCCCATCgtctccgccccctccccccattgcCCTCTTCCTCCATCCTTGGCCATCTATTCCCCTACAAAAAATTCTAGGATCCCTCTCTCTCGGCCCCTCCCTtagcccctcccttccccccccccgcgATGACTGGCCAATGAATCCTGCAGAGCAGGGTCAAGTGCCCCCTTCTACAGGGgggcgcgcgcacacgcacatgcacacacacacacacacacacacacctatcttCCCCGTCACTGCTTCAGGGCGTCATTCTCTTCTAGAGGGTACAAAAAGGATTGCGGCGGCTTCCCACCTTCTCTAGCTCCCACTCTTCTCTGACCTCCTCATTGACGCCCCCATCATTCCACTTACTATACTCACCAATGCAAGGACTTTACCAAACACCACGTGACACTGTCCCCCCTCCTGTACCCCCACCGGCTTCCCCATATACTACCTTGACTGCATACACCTGAGGGgtacctctcccctccccctagGCATCCAGTGATTAGACCCCAGAAATCCTGGGCTTGAAGGATTACACTCCATAGAGACCATGGGAACAGCTCAACACGTGTTATAATTAATAACTTAGGCACGCCAGCAGGACAGACTTACAGAACATACCCCCAGGTACCCCATGCTCCAAAAACCCAGTTGGGTTGGTCAAGTCAGAtgtggaaaggggaggaggacatCGGAGGGGTATGTGGAGGACTCAGACCTCTTATGGCCCAATTGGGGGCCCCAGAGATCCTAACATCTCCTTCCCACGTGGTCTGAGAAGCTGAGAAGTCAACAAGAGTCTTCCTGCTTTCTGTCCAACCTCCAGGACAATGTCTGTGCCCCCTCTGCTTACTCCTGCTTTTCTGTGAGGAAGGTCCCAAGGCCAAGGATTCCCTTTATCTCCCCTGTCAATTCCCTGAAAAAGCGGCAGCCAGAAACCCCAAAGTAGCGGGCGGGACTTCAGGCCCTCAAGAGAGGGGGCTGAATGGAGAGTGCACAGACATAGAGGGGCCCCCGATCCTCAGCCTCACTGGCAGGCCCGGAAAGTGCTGAATTCGGGGGGCTCAGGCGAGGATGATGTGGAGGTGGGCCTTTTCCAGGGCCCAGAGTTGCCAGGTGTCTCGGCGGCGCCTGAGCAAGCATCCAGAGTAGCTGCATCTTCTTCTGggttcattttctttgtccatggAGGAAAAACAGAGAACAGGGTGATTTGAGGTTTCAGGATCTAGGGTCTCCCTACATTCTGAGTCTGAGACTCCCTCAGTccatcaggtctcatttcaccCCCACGCACCACCCCACAGCTTCAGGGCCCAGATCCTGCCCTCTGTCCTCCTGCCTTTCTGTATACTGAGAAGGGAAGCAGACAGcgtgggttcaaatctcagctccaccTTGTCCAACTGAGTAacttaacccctctgagccttatttttcccttttgcgCAATGCGGAGAATGCTCATATACCCCTCCTAGAGTTGCtacaaaacctaaaggaattaaATAGATAAAGTGTCTGGCACGTAGCAAGCACTAATAGTTAAGTGAACAAAGTTATCACCAttatctcttcccctcccccaccttgtcGCCCTGTTCTGGGCTCCCACAAAACCTGCTTCAAAAGTCTACCCTCTCCTCCACCATGGATGCTCCTGCCCCAAATTGCAGTCAAGAAGAGAtgaacttgggcgcctgggtggctcagatggttaagcgtctgccttcggctcaggtcatgatctcagggtcctgggatcgagtcccgcatcgggctccctgctctgctggaagcctgcttctccctctgcctctctctctctctcggtctctcatgaataaataaataaaatctttaaaaaaaaaaaaagaagagatgaactTGATAAAACTGAAGTTTGGTGGGTGACAGCAGGCTGGGGTTCCACCCCAGTCCTTCACCTCCCTAGCTGGACCATCCCAGTAAGGCCCATAATTAGCTTCAGTGTCtttgtctacttaaaaaaaaaaaaaaaatatatatatatatatatatatatatatatatatatatatatattggggcacctgggtggctccgccggttctgtgcctcacttttgattttggctaagatcatgatctcggggactaggatccagccccgcgtccagctccccgctcagcggggagtctgcttaagattttctcttcctctgccccttcccctgctcacacatgtgcactctctcaaataaacaaaatctaaaaaattaaaattaaaaaaatgtcaacccCACTTCATAAGGCATAGAAAGTAAATATCAGACCCTCAGTAGGGTAACACAATACAAGCTGGAGAACGATTAGCTGCTTCACTTTTATTTCAGCCAACAGCACAGCTTCTAATGCTTCAAAAAGAAActagaattgaaagcagggactcaaacagatatttacacacccatgttcatagcagcactattcattatatccaaaaggtggaaacaactgagtgtccatcaacagatgaacagataaaatgtggtatataggggcgcctgggtggctcagtcgttaagcatctgccttcggctcaggtcatgatctcagggtcctgggatcgagcccgcatcgggctccctgctcagcgggaagcctgcttctccctctcccactccccctgcttgtgttccctctctcgctgtgtctctccctgtcaaataaataaataaaatcttttttaaaaagtggtatataAATGCAATGCAATTCTATTCAGCCTTCAACAAGAAtaaaattctgacacctgctacaacatgaacaaaccttgaacacattatgctaaatgaaataagccaggcacatggggcgcttgggtggctcagtaggttaagcatctgccttcggctcaggtcctgatccggGATGGACCTCCGTGAGGGACTTCCTGCTCaatgctgcttctccctctccctctgcccctcccccctgtttgtgctctctcgcgctctctctctctctcaaataaataaaatatatttttttaaagccagatgcaaaaggatGAACATTATATGGCATCATTTCTacacaaaatgtccagaatacacaaatccacagagagagaaaggcacatggtaggtgccaggggctggggtttGTTAAGAATGAGaagttagggggcgcctgggtggctcagtcgttaagcatctgccttgggctcaggtcatgatcccagggtcctgatggagccccgcatcaggctcccggctcggcaggaaacctgcttctccctctcccactccccctgcttgtgctccctctctcgctatgtatctatctgtcaaataaataaataaaatctttaaaaaaaaaaaaagaatgagaagttaGTATAcagtggggacagagtttcacttttgcaagatgaagttctggagctggatggtggtgatggttgcacgaggtgaatgtacttaatgccactgaactggacacttaaaaatggtcaattttatgttatggatATTTTACcatgatgggggaaaaaagaaacacctaGAAAAGATCCCATTAGAATTTACtgtgaaggaaaggaagcatGATAGTGTGGATAGCATACTATCATTTGTGTTAGAAAGGGTGAAGGTATACACCCCTTATTTCCACTTTTGCTTGCATTTCCAAGAAGCTCCTAATGCTGGTGGCTAtctgtgtgtgtggaggaggagACCAGTGAGTGAACAGGGGTTAGTGACAGAAGAATGCTTTACTGGATATATAATTTCGACATATggatgtatttcatatttttaaaaaaaattttttaagtaggctccatcgccaacacggggcttgaactctcgaccctgagattgagtcacatgctctacccactgagccagccaggtgtttgtttttttttttttaaagattttattt
Proteins encoded in this window:
- the LOC123324068 gene encoding histone-arginine methyltransferase CARM1-like, whose product is MGYLGAASRGRCATGPGLGGSGGEAERGRQAALPGAAVPGGAGPCAAVSVFPGARLLTIGDANGEIQRHAEQQALRLEVRAGPDAAGIALYSHEDVCVFKCSVSRETECSRVGKQSFIITLGCNSVLIQFATPNDFCSFYNILKTCRGHTLERSVFSERTEESSAVQYFQMRKLRLREVK